One genomic segment of Panicum virgatum strain AP13 chromosome 2N, P.virgatum_v5, whole genome shotgun sequence includes these proteins:
- the LOC120659258 gene encoding uncharacterized protein LOC120659258 encodes MAEAVLMDELVEEILLRLPPDDPASLVRAATVCRRWCRIVSAPGFRRGFAERHRAAPKLGFFANLSDDGDQVARFVPATPFRPRHADRLHRRALDARHGRVLLATTTWPTNLEVWDPVTDELRELPRPAPPYPLFSWNAAVLCAAHGKCDHLDCRRGPFLVVLLDNLGPEDIHVYVYSSEVGTWSGPTYGPPSPRYGGEMVPPALVGNALYFLIVRSTAF; translated from the coding sequence ATGGCGGAGGCGGTGCTGATGGACGAGCTCGTCGAGGAGatcctcctccgcctgccgccgGACGACCCCGCGAGCCtcgtccgcgccgccaccgtgtgcaggcggtggtgccgcaTCGTCTCCGCTCCAGGCTTCCGCCGCGGCTTCGCCGAGCGCCACCGCGCGGCCCCCAAGCTCGGCTTCTTCGCCAACCTCAGCGACGACGGCGACCAAGTCGCCCGCTTCGTCCCCGCCACCCCCTTCCGCCCGCGCCACGCcgaccgcctccaccgccgcgcgctcgACGCCCGCCACGGCCGCGTCCTCCTCGCCACCACGACCTGGCCAACCAACCTCGAGGTCTGGGACCCCGTCACGGACGAGCTGCGGGAGcttccccgccccgccccgccctacCCACTTTTCAGCTGGAACGCGGCGGTGCTCTGCGCCGCCCACGGCAAGTGCGACCACCTCGACTGCCGCCGCGGGCccttcctcgtcgtcctcctcgacaaCCTCGGCCCTGAGGATATTCACGTCTACGTCTACTCATCGGAGGTTGGCACCTGGAGCGGCCCGACCTATGGCCCTCCCTCCCCAAGATATGGGGGCGAGATGGTTCCTCCTGCCCTTGTGGGGAATGCGCTCTACTTCCTGATTGTGCGTTCAACAGCATTCTAG
- the LOC120659082 gene encoding uncharacterized protein LOC120659082 has protein sequence MAASPPLCDDIVEEILVRLPPDDPASLLRAALACKRWARLVSGPGFRARLRRGGGAPMLGFLCDLRGGFDGAVSRFVPTSSFRPPRPRPPLPAAQTARAPRDRERPQAHRVGPIGGQTGGPARPGPARHGPV, from the coding sequence atggcggcgtcgccgccgctgtgcgaCGACATCGTCGAGGAGATCCTCGTGCGCCTGCCGCCGGACGACCCCGCGAGCCTCCTCCGCGCGGCGCTCGCCTGCAAGCGGTGGGCCCGCCTCGTCTCCGGCCCGGGCTTTCGCGCCCGGCTCCGCCGCGGGGGCGGGGCCCCCATGCTGGGCTTCCTCTGCGACCTCAGGGGCGGCTTCGACGGCGCCGTCTCCCGCTTcgtccccacctcctccttccGCCCGCCACGGCCGCGTCCTCCTCTACCCGCTGCGCAGACGGCTCGGGCCCCCCGGGACCGGGAGCGTCCTCAGGCTCACCGTGTGGGTCCTATAGGTGGCCAAAcgggcggcccggcccggcccggcccggcacggcacGGGCCCGTCTAA
- the LOC120659083 gene encoding translation initiation factor IF-2-like, which yields MATVVSAPAWKAWPVAASVAAWRASVRNVPAWRRGERRGYVQRVGWGGRGRHRDRAEPGGVGVPRRWLAQCNQVEGVGDARRWSGAEAGWTAPAARARAWEAGAVGLPSPGGRVDESQPERERRRGWPGRRCARRADRGLPSPLARGPGRGGGGRDQGGGEGAPTGLEPGGRDNRMAGAPSGPCRARQRAGRGVAGVPAWRPGPGWRGRRGGGAGTARRGGRSGARCHPIRPTAKGGTFAMCPDPAHGKGPERAR from the coding sequence ATGGCGACCGTGGTGAGCGCGCCCGCGTGGAAAGCCTGGCCGGTAGCGGCGAGCGTGGCTGCATGGCGAGCGAGCGTGCGGAACGTGCCGGCGTGGAGGCGTGGAGAGCGCAGAGGGTATGTCCAGCGCGTTGGATGGGGCGGGCGTGGCCGGCACCGTGACCGTGCCGAGCCCGGTGGCGTGGGCGTGCCGCGCCGGTGGCTCGCGCAGTGCAACCAAGTGGAGGGCGTGGGCGACGCGCGCCGGtggagcggcgcggaggcggggtgGACGGCCCCTGCCGCACGGGCCAGGGCGTGGGAGGCCGGCGCCGTCGGCCTGCCGAGCCCTGGCGGGCGCGTCGACGAGAGCCAGCCggaaagggagaggaggcgggGGTGGCCGGGACGCCGGTGCGCCAGGCGCGCCGATCGGGGACTGCCGAGCCCGCTTGCGCGCGGGCCAGGGCGTGGCGGGGGTGGCCGGGACCAGGGTGGCGGGGAGGGCGCGCCGACCGGGTTGGAGCCTGGTGGCCGGGACAACCGCATGGCAGGCGCGCCGAGTGGGCCCTGCCGAGCCCGCCAACGCGCGGGCCGGGGCGTGGCCGGGGTGCCGGCGTGGCGGCCGGGACCGGGGTGGCGGGGAAGGCGCGGCGGGGGAGCGGGGACCGCGCGGCGGGGAGGGCGCAGCGGGGCGCGGTGCCACCCGATCCGGCCCACGGCAAAGGGTGGAACCTTTGCCATGTGCCCCGatccggcacacggcaaagggccgGAGCGGGCCCGGTAG
- the LOC120658500 gene encoding uncharacterized protein LOC120658500, with product MPPRRAESWAAAVLCGCVVGAACDGCHRGPFRVVLVGTDAGGIFSCVYSSLDGAWSEPASHPGSPTCLESVPGVLVGGALHFLFQFGDSILRYVLGARQVSVIQRPPACTAFQGRALLMAMEDGRLGFASVLDSRLCLWPREVGADGEARWAQGRAIELETLLPADALLTLPYLIGFADGVGVLFLWTAVGGLFLVNLKSGLLRNVDIDTDIYGVVPYGTYYFPALRIAAEGDGAS from the exons atgccgccgcggcgcgcggagaGCTGGGCCGCCGCGGTGCTCTGCGGCTGCGTCGTCGGTGCCGCGTGCGACGGCTGCCACCGCGGGCCGTTCCGCGTGGTCTTGGTCGGCACCGACGCGGGCGGCATCTTCTCCTGCGTCTACTCGTCCCTGGATGGCGCGTGGAGCGAGCCGGCCTCCCACCCCGGGTCCCCCACATGCCTCGAATCCGTGCCCGGTGTCCTTGTGGGGGGCGCGCTCCACTTCCTGTTCCAATTCGGCGACAGCATCCTCAGGTACGTTCTGGGTGCGCGGCAAGTGTCTGTGATCCAGAGGCCACCGGCATGCACCGCCTTCCAGGGGCGCGCGCTGCTCATGGCCATGGAGGATGGGAGGCTGGGATTCGCCTCGGTGCTCGACTCCAGGCTCTGCCTGTGGCCGCGGGAGGTCGGCGCTGACGGGGAAGCAAGGTGGGCGCAGGGCAGAGCCATTGAGCTCGAGACGCTGCTCCCCGCTGATGCCCTCTTGACCTTGCCTTACTTGATTGGCTTTGCTGATGGGGTTGGAGTGCTCTTCCTGTGGACGGCTGTTGGCGGGTTGTTCCTCGTCAATCTGAAATCTGGTCTGCTGAGAAACGTGGATATCGACACGGACATCTATGGCGTTGTTCCTTATGGGACCTACTACTTTCCAG CACTGAGAATAGCTGCTGAAGGTGATGGAGCTAGCTGA